GTTTTATATCTTCCAGGCAAACATCTATTAAGAGTCTCTAAGTGGCTCCAACAAACTGTCCTTTGAATTTGATCAGGGGTACGTCCTTGTTGCAAAAGCCTCCTAAGTGCTTTGCAGTAAAGAGGGTACCCTGCTTCTAGTTCGCCAATAGTCAACTTGGCAGTGGACATTGTTTATTGCGAATCAACTATTAATTTAGACAATAATGGGGTCAATTAGCAAAGTGGCAAGGATCTATTTAGTCACAATGTTGTTTTTACTCTTTGTTTCCTAACCAAGCAATGCAATCTATTTCAATTTTTCCACCTTTGGGAAGATTTGATACTTCAACGCATGCTCTTGCGGGACTTACTGTTTGGCTAAAAGTTTCTGCATAAATTAAATTTACTTTTGCGAAATCATTTAAATCAGTCAAATAAATAGTTGTTCTAATAACGTTTGAACTTTTTCCTCCAGCTGCTTTGATTACAGCCATCAAATTTTTTAGAACTTGTCTGGTTTCTTCTTCTATATTTCCATTCCCGATCATTTCACCAGTTGAGGGGTCTAAAGCAATTTGTCCTGAGCAATACAAAAAGTTCTCTACCAAAACAGCTTGGTTGTAAGGTCCAACGGGTTTGGGTGCAGCTTTTGTTTCGATTGGTTCTATCGCTGTACTTTTCATGAATAATGAGTCTTGAATTAAGGGGTTTGCTACACAAGTTGGAATTTAACATTTCCAGCTATCTTTGTGTCTTCTTAGCATTGTAAATTTATCGATATTTTCTGCTCTTAAAAATAAATTTGTTTTTCTTTCTTCTGAAAGTGTTGATGGGAGACTAGTCATTCCCTTCTGAAGTTTATTTTGAATAAGCTTTAATCTTTCAATAATAGAAAGATTTGTTGGCTCTAATGTTAAGGCCCATTTTAAGTTGTTTTCTGTATACTCATGTGCTGGGTATATTTTAGTGCTTTTTGGAAGGGAATTAAGTTTACATAAACTTTCAAACATCTGAGTTGGAGTACCTTCTAGGAGTCGACCACAACCTCCACTAAATAATGTGTCTCCAGGGAACAATATATTATATTTAGTAGCTTCTTTTGATATGTAAAAAGCTATATGATTAATGGTGTGACCGTTGACTTCTATAACTTTAATTTCACTATCCATTAAATGGAAAACATCATTATCTCCAACTGAGAATGTTTGAAAAGGGATTCTTTTTAGTTCTTTTTTTGATGCAACTACCTTTGCTTGAGGCCATCTTTTGATTAACTTTTGTGTTCCACCAATATGGTCATCATGATGATGAGTTTGAAGGATAGCTTTTAAGGATAGATTTTTTTCTAAAAGCCATTTTTCTACTGGCTCCGATATGGAGGGATCTACTACTACTGCATTGCAATTGTGGACCCATACCCATACGATATTGTCCTGTAAGACAGTAATTGGGTAAATAGTGAATTCGCTTTTTTTCT
This is a stretch of genomic DNA from Prochlorococcus marinus str. MIT 0912. It encodes these proteins:
- a CDS encoding RidA family protein: MKSTAIEPIETKAAPKPVGPYNQAVLVENFLYCSGQIALDPSTGEMIGNGNIEEETRQVLKNLMAVIKAAGGKSSNVIRTTIYLTDLNDFAKVNLIYAETFSQTVSPARACVEVSNLPKGGKIEIDCIAWLGNKE
- a CDS encoding DUF3136 domain-containing protein — protein: MSTAKLTIGELEAGYPLYCKALRRLLQQGRTPDQIQRTVCWSHLETLNRCLPGRYKTPSYLMALIKRDLEQPKEDD
- the gloB gene encoding hydroxyacylglutathione hydrolase; this translates as MLEKKSEFTIYPITVLQDNIVWVWVHNCNAVVVDPSISEPVEKWLLEKNLSLKAILQTHHHDDHIGGTQKLIKRWPQAKVVASKKELKRIPFQTFSVGDNDVFHLMDSEIKVIEVNGHTINHIAFYISKEATKYNILFPGDTLFSGGCGRLLEGTPTQMFESLCKLNSLPKSTKIYPAHEYTENNLKWALTLEPTNLSIIERLKLIQNKLQKGMTSLPSTLSEERKTNLFLRAENIDKFTMLRRHKDSWKC